A region of Diceros bicornis minor isolate mBicDic1 chromosome 9, mDicBic1.mat.cur, whole genome shotgun sequence DNA encodes the following proteins:
- the LOC131410313 gene encoding G-protein coupled receptor 183 yields MDIKMDDNFTTPSTAPPESSCDLYAHHSTARILMPLHYSIVFIIGLVGNLLALIVIVQNRKKINSTTLYSTNLVISDILFTTALPTRIAYYALGFDWRIGEALCRITALVFYINTYAGVNFMTCLSIDRFFAVVHPLRYNKMKRIEYAKGVCIFVWILVFVQTLPLLIKPMSKQEDERTTCMEYPNFEETKSLPWILLGACFLGYVLPLIIILICYSQICCKLFKTAKQNPLTEKSGVNKKALNTIIFIIVVFILCFTPYHVAIIQHMIKKLCFSDLLECSQKHSFQISLHFTVCLMNFNCCMDPFIYFFACKGYKRKVMKMLKRQVSVSISSAVKSAPEENSREITETQMMIQSKSLNGK; encoded by the coding sequence ATGGATATAAAAATGGACGACAATTTTACTACACCCTCTACAGCTCCTCCGGAAAGCAGCTGTGACCTCTACGCACACCACAGCACAGCCAGGATACTAATGCCTCTGCATTACAGCATTGTCTTCATCATCGGGCTCGTGGGAAACTTGTTAGCCTTGATTGTCATTgttcaaaacaggaaaaaaatcaactctACCACCCTATATTCAACAAATTTGGTGATTTCTGATATACTTTTTACCACTGCTTTGCCTACACGGATAGCCTACTACGCACTGGGCTTCGACTGGAGAATTGGCGAGGCCTTGTGTAGGATAACTgctcttgtgttttacatcaacACATACGCAGGTGTGAACTTCATGACCTGCCTGAGCATTGACCGGTTCTTCGCCGTGGTACACCCTTTGCGATacaacaagatgaaaagaatcGAATATGCAAAAGGCGTTTGCATATTTGTTTGGATTCTAGTATTTGTTCAAACACTCCCACTACTCATAAAACCTATGTCAAAGCAGGAGGATGAAAGGACTACATGCATGGAATATCCAAACTTTGAAGAAACAAAATCTCTCCCCTGGATTCTGCTTGGTGCCTGTTTCTTGGGATATGTGCTTCCACTCATAATCATTCTCATCTGTTATTCTCAAATCTGTTGCAAACTCTTTAAAACTGCCAAACAAAACCCCCTAACTGAGAAATCTGGTGTAAACAAAAAGGCTCTCAacacaattatttttataattgttgtGTTTATTCTCTGTTTCACACCTTATCATGTCGCAATTATTCAACACATGATTAAGAAGCTTTGTTTTTCTGATCTCCTGGAATGTAGCCAAAAACATTCATTCCAGATTTCTCTGCACTTTACGGTATGTCTGATGAACTTCAATTGCTGCATGGAcccttttatatatttctttgcaTGTAAAGGGTACAAGAGAAAGGTTATGAAGATGTTGAAACGTCAGGTCAGTGTATCAATTTCCAGTGCCGTGAAGTCAGCCCCTGAAGAAAATTCACGTGAAATAACAGAAACTCAAATGATGATACAATCTAAGTCTTTAAATGGAAAGTGA